From the Pyrenophora tritici-repentis strain M4 chromosome 5, whole genome shotgun sequence genome, the window CCTGAAGACCAAGGGCAACAGGTACAGGCTCATGCTCCTCGCATCCCTCGGTCTTTTCTCCCAATGGTCTGGCAACGGTCTTGTGTCTTACTACGCTACCGACGTTTACAACTCTATCGGTATCACAGACTCTGACACCCAGCTTGGTATCAACGGTGGTCTGAATATCCTCTCCCTCATCGTCTCAGTTTCATGCGCCCTGCTCGTCGATCGCGTCGGTCGCCGCCCGCTCTTCATATCTGCTACCGCGTCCATGTGCGTCACCTTCATCGTCTGGACTATCGCTTCGTCCCAGCAGGAAAAGACCAAGAGCAAGGCTGCCGGTCAGGCTGTCATTGCCATGATCTGGATCTTCTCCGTTGCCTACGCCCTGGCTTGGTCTGGTCTGCTCGTCGCCTACACTGTCGAAATCTTGCCCTTCAAGATTCGTGCCAAGGGTCTCACGATCATGAACTTGTTCATTCAGATTGCCCTGACCATCAACCAATACGTCAACCCCTACGGTTTCGAATACCTCCACCCCACCTGGAAGTTCTACACCATCTACTCTGTAAGTTGCACAACGAATCTCACTTTTCTACAAGACTATTTGCTAATCATCTTCAGTGCTGGATCTTCCTCGAACTCGTCTTCGTCACCGTCTTCTACGTTGAAACCCGTGGACCAACTCTCGAGGAGGTCGCCAAGATCTTCGATGGTGATGAGGCTGAGGTCGGCCACGTCGACTTGGAGCAGATTGAGAAGCAGGTTGTGACCACTGGCTACGAGAAGGATGACAACGTCCGCATCGAACAGATCAGGACCTCTTCTTAGGTTCACTCTGGACCAACTTTGTGTACATGATCAGTGTTTTTCGATGATGAAAAGGGGTTGGTAGTGGTGGTTGCTGGTTTACGATATCCAATTTACATGCATGTCCTTCGCTACGCTTAGTAATCGATATGATTTGCTACTTCACATCATCTGCCTCTGTGTACGTTTTGAAGACTGTCTTCGTGTCGCCTGCCTTGTAGTTGACAAGCCTTCTTGGCCTCCAAACGATCGCCGCTTAGTGGGAGAAGAGGTGAGGTTCATTCGGGCTTATTTCCAATCCCGGCCCGATTGTATGATTCATCAATGGTGGCGTGGCAGGTGCATGATGATGACTATCATGGATAACACGTTCTCTTTTCATTTGCTTGATGACATGTTAGGAAACGCCTTCCGATTTCATACAGTGGTCTACATCTCCGGAGGTCTCGCGTACATACACGAGAGTATTCTCTCGGCCCGTTGTGCTTAGCTGTTGCAGAAGATGACGTCCGTGTTTGCTGCGGTCATGTCACTAGCCTCAAGTTTAATGACCACGGGATGAGTGTGGGGCCCCGCAGTCATTCACTGAATCGCTATGACACCACAGAAGCGGCTGCTATTGCAGACAACGCGGGACTTTCCTGCTAAAATTTCGCCACTGAGCTTCGTTTCTATCCCGTGTCAGCACTAAAGCATTCGATACTCTTCAATATCACTGTGCCAGCCTGGAAGGCATACGAAGAAGCAGATTTACAATTTAGCACATCTATTTCCTGTTCATATCTGCTATGCTTGCGTTGCTGAATGTTACAATAAGGCTCAAAATTATGTGCTTTCTCCAAGCAATGAtgttgcggtttgtgaggcaagggtattgcgcatgtcacgtgcgttgtcctggcgctcctccctctcctccatgagcaccttctccccttaccagcatcagagatacgtcatgtaaatagaccctgattatggctacatataaggtggtcatgacagcacaacaacagacagaacacaatatactctgatgactgcctcgcgcggttacactttgattgactgcaTATACTGCAACAAATGATGTCAATAGCATCGGCGGGATCTTGCTAAGGCCAAAGGCTGTAGATACTCGGTGTCGGGTCGGCATGTTTCCTGGCGATGTACCTAGAAGTATAAATTAATGAGCATTTCGATGGCCAAGCTGTAGTTTCCGTAGGGAAATATATCCATGATCGTGTAGGCCTCATTTTTGTTGCTACAACTTTGTGCTATCTCGTCAAGGCGGATGCGATAGACTGCTGAAAGCCCTGGCGCTTTTGTTCATACACGCGGATATCATTCAATAAGAGGCCTAGATCACTCCTCTGGAAGTTTATTTCGCTTAAGGCATGTTTGCAGACCTAATGATGGCGGGCGACCTGGACAACACACAAGTACATACAGCAAGTTCATTACCCAGGTAATTTCGTAGATCTATCATATTCTTCTACCCATAAATTTACCAGAACCAAGAAACTAACCTCCCCATGCTTATCCTAACCCCGACTTTTAATAATCCCCGCAGCCTTCTCGCCAATAGCATACATAGTCGACTGAATATGCTGCGAGGGAATAAGAGGAATAATAGAAGCATCAATAATAGACATATTCTCAACCCCGTAGAAAAGCAACTCATCAGACACACAACCACCCATATCTTCAGGCAACATCGCACAGCTACCAGAAGGGTGCGACAGAGTCGGCCAAATAGCTCCCATCTCAACCGACTTGTCGATGATCTCATCGTCGGTCTGGTATTTTGTGCCAGGAAACGTCTCAACGGGAGTGAATCTCTCTAGCTCAGGACCGGCCCACACCCTGCGGATGTAGCGGATGCAAGCTGCAAGTACGGATTTGTCTACGGGGTTGCTGAGGGCGTTGTAGGAAATCAATGGTGGTCCCTGGGGATTGGCTGGGTTGATCATGATGGTTCCGCGCGAGACGGGTTTCTCGAGGCCGACGAGGAGGTATATGCCAGCGCTTGGTATCGGGTATTCCACAATAGCTGCTTTGTCGTTTTGGAAAAGATCGGCGAGCACTTTGCGCTGTGCTCGGACACCTTTGAGCAGCTTTTTGCTATTCTTGTAGATTGCTGGGAGGTATTCGTTGTCTTTGAGTGCTCGTACTCTATCAGAGAGTGTGTTGTAGTTTTCTGGATCGACGACTGGCAGGGGAATCATGGCTAGAGCGTTGCCACGGGCTTGCGTTAATGGTCCTGTCCTGTTGAAGAGGTACTGTGCCCATGCCGAAGCATTGTACGCTGGGTCTGTGTCAATAGCCCCAAAGCCCGGTCCGCTTGGAAGGTTGGAGATGTTGAACTGGATATTGCTGTATGGGTGGTCCTGGAAATTTGTGCCCACACCGTCGTGTTCAAGCTTCACTGGAATCCCCGCTGCCTGGAGAACGGACTTTGGTCCGATACCGCTGTTTTGGAGGAGAATGGGCGTGTTCACTGCACCGCAGGCTATTATGAGTTCCTTTTTCGCGTAATAGGTCGTTGAGCCGTTCTTGTTGTTGACTTTTACACCCTTCGCGGTAAGCTGCTTGGTACCATCGAATATCAGCTGGGTCGCGGTTGACTCCAGTACGACATGGAGGTTCGGACGGCTCATAACAGGCTCATAGTAGGAGTTACGGGCGTGTGATCTTTCTCCGGTCCTGGGGTTCATCGTGTTTGGGTACCAAGATGTACCGTACGCCTCGCCATTGTTACCATCGATGGCTGCATGTGCTCCACCAGTTCCCTCATATGCCTCAAAGTAATCAAGGATACCTGTGAATTGGGTGTCCGAGATGCCAAGCTTCAACGGCCCGTCCCCATAGCTGTCGATCGGCAATTAGAAAAGCTCGAAATTGGGAGGAGTTCGCTGACTTACGCCTCAGGATCCCAAGTAATATTGACTTGCTTCACCGTAGCTTCTGGAGGCGGGACAAATTCTGTACCCTTCTTGAAGAACGGATACATTCCTGCCCATCCCCAGCCTTTGTTTCCCAATGCCTCCCAGGCGTCATAGTCGGCGGCAGATCCACGGTCATACATCATTC encodes:
- a CDS encoding BetA, Choline dehydrogenase and related flavoprotein, with the translated sequence MVSSKILAGAALLGLSAAQDTYDYVIVGGGVTGLIVANRLSEDKQKSVLVIEAGGADDNPNIRLPYAASYPVNTSLVWQNYVCQPEPFLGNGTWNTRVAKVLGGGSIVNGMMYDRGSAADYDAWEALGNKGWGWAGMYPFFKKGTEFVPPPEATVKQVNITWDPEAYGDGPLKLGISDTQFTGILDYFEAYEGTGGAHAAIDGNNGEAYGTSWYPNTMNPRTGERSHARNSYYEPVMSRPNLHVVLESTATQLIFDGTKQLTAKGVKVNNKNGSTTYYAKKELIIACGAVNTPILLQNSGIGPKSVLQAAGIPVKLEHDGVGTNFQDHPYSNIQFNISNLPSGPGFGAIDTDPAYNASAWAQYLFNRTGPLTQARGNALAMIPLPVVDPENYNTLSDRVRALKDNEYLPAIYKNSKKLLKGVRAQRKVLADLFQNDKAAIVEYPIPSAGIYLLVGLEKPVSRGTIMINPANPQGPPLISYNALSNPVDKSVLAACIRYIRRVWAGPELERFTPVETFPGTKYQTDDEIIDKSVEMGAIWPTLSHPSGSCAMLPEDMGGCVSDELLFYGVENMSIIDASIIPLIPSQHIQSTMYAIGEKAAGIIKSRG